A single Candidatus Brocadiaceae bacterium DNA region contains:
- a CDS encoding methionine adenosyltransferase — MSDREYLYSSESVAAGHPDKVADRISDSVLDALIGLDPKCRVACETLVKADMAILAGEITTSANVNYAQIAREAITDIGYTDAESGLSAETCAVLVGLDRQSSDIAMGVDEDASTGKEQGAGDQGMMYGFACDETPQLMPLPIMLAHTIMEKAQEVRKQGRAPFLRPDGKTQVTVRYRGSRPVGIRTIVLSHQHSPDVGRKELEEALIEEVIRPCLPEDLDSNGVTYHINPTGRFVIGGPRGDCGLTGRKIIVDTYGGRARHGGGAFSGKDPSKVDRSAAYAARHVAKNVVAAGLARVCEVQIAYAIGVAQPVSVHVDAEGTARIPEDRIAELIRECFDLRPRAIIEALDLLRPIYRKTAAFGHFGRNEPEFTWERTDKAALLREKAGI; from the coding sequence ATGAGTGACCGCGAGTACCTCTACAGCTCCGAATCCGTCGCCGCCGGGCATCCGGACAAGGTCGCCGACCGGATCAGCGACTCCGTTCTGGACGCCCTGATCGGCCTGGACCCGAAGTGCCGCGTGGCCTGCGAGACCCTCGTCAAGGCCGACATGGCCATCCTGGCGGGCGAGATCACCACCAGCGCGAACGTCAACTACGCGCAGATCGCGCGGGAGGCCATCACCGACATCGGCTACACCGACGCGGAGTCGGGCCTGAGCGCCGAGACCTGCGCCGTGCTGGTGGGGCTGGACCGTCAGTCGTCGGACATCGCCATGGGGGTCGACGAGGACGCGAGCACCGGCAAGGAGCAGGGCGCCGGCGACCAGGGCATGATGTACGGGTTCGCCTGCGACGAGACGCCGCAGTTGATGCCGCTGCCCATCATGCTGGCCCACACGATCATGGAGAAGGCGCAGGAGGTGCGCAAGCAGGGCAGGGCGCCGTTCCTGCGGCCCGACGGCAAGACGCAGGTCACCGTTCGCTACCGGGGCAGCCGTCCGGTCGGCATCCGGACCATCGTGCTCAGCCATCAGCACTCCCCGGACGTCGGGCGCAAGGAACTGGAGGAGGCCCTGATCGAGGAGGTCATCCGCCCCTGTCTGCCCGAGGACCTGGACTCCAACGGCGTGACCTACCACATCAACCCCACCGGGCGCTTCGTGATCGGCGGCCCGCGGGGCGACTGCGGCCTGACCGGCCGGAAGATCATCGTGGACACTTACGGAGGGCGTGCGCGCCATGGCGGCGGGGCCTTCAGCGGCAAGGACCCGAGCAAGGTGGACCGCAGCGCGGCCTATGCCGCCCGCCACGTGGCCAAGAACGTCGTGGCGGCCGGCCTGGCCCGCGTCTGCGAGGTGCAGATCGCCTATGCCATCGGCGTGGCCCAGCCCGTCTCGGTGCACGTGGACGCCGAGGGCACTGCGCGGATCCCGGAGGACCGCATCGCCGAACTGATCCGCGAGTGCTTCGACCTGCGGCCGCGCGCCATCATCGAGGCGCTGGACCTGCTCAGGCCCATCTACCGCAAGACGGCCGCTTTCGGGCATTTCGGCCGCAACGAGCCGGAGTTCACCTGGGAGCGCACCGACAAGGCGGCCCTTCTGCGCGAGAAGGCCGGGATCTGA